In Picosynechococcus sp. PCC 7002, the following are encoded in one genomic region:
- a CDS encoding carboxypeptidase-like regulatory domain-containing protein, producing MLFLLGAEVVDAQQDSEPADNGATETTSETFPASFDLIPVGIKLGDRTANPGTLVRGSENGIQAIDFSNWAIAYNDVLKALQFTATPLADGTIELRSPAAVIRLDPSLLDTDPQLGLVFTVTQIRDLLQIPVEFDISEYAIVLTPEWLRASGSLGLTGRYSLPERPIVLEGLPRIEAPNLSFSAIGQEVRVTGGGDRPTEYEGDLVGIGTFFGGSWYSKIDQRDLTDPRSWQLEEFQYLRQTPSTDYVIGDQRTFWPEGSGRYTGVSIVRRFGFQPPTEFTNASDGFNPQQRLNSDRLERDIRGRAEPGTLVQLVNKNGNLIVGEQLVDQSGIYRFENIPSASTNKGRGGIAGNRYELRLYPNGQLSAFPEIRAAEFSSLPGQLSKGTSALLLSAGFERLRQADTFFGSLSNDLQGGFAYRWGATDNLTLGTGLFYDGQLKGLGEFFFQPGRLPLRITGAATFNSDEQRGEQQSDFRYDLNVRFNPGQRFDFEFDKDELSERIRTRWDVSDKFRLAFNSNSSDQIAQATWRLFPGFSTRVGWSFNNKALEGGFDLSGALGDLLIRNSVTFSADQSLDWRLFSRYQNLTLDHRLRDRQIATEVEYFFRNPEALVDTGHSVFARYQSSPNEDNEARTNELLVAGWRYEANSTVGDRLSDWIVDLGYGVGTQGAGWQIAVTTNQLLGLNLTARYQDISLTGNESSFSLLIGSDAILSPNFSLKPSRFERLRTEGGIVVIPFIDANRNGVQDETETAYLQGIEAETADFLFLINEQPINRFSEYEPDLRRRGIFVRLPPDTYRFDVDPAGLPLGWQTTQSAFAVEVSAGSYTPIYVPLTRAYIVAGTVVNAQGKPLGGVRVEAVNQNNPQERSLSVTNGAGIYYLESVGTGVYDLFIDGKPAKPGQLRIEIDAEEFTELDLRL from the coding sequence ATGCTTTTCCTATTGGGTGCTGAGGTTGTTGATGCCCAACAGGACAGCGAGCCTGCTGATAATGGTGCAACGGAAACCACGTCGGAGACTTTCCCTGCATCCTTTGATTTGATTCCAGTGGGGATTAAGCTTGGCGATCGCACGGCCAATCCTGGCACCTTGGTTCGGGGTTCAGAAAATGGCATTCAAGCTATTGATTTTTCCAACTGGGCGATCGCCTACAATGATGTCCTCAAAGCGCTCCAATTTACGGCAACCCCCCTTGCCGATGGCACCATAGAGTTGCGGTCTCCGGCGGCAGTCATCAGGCTCGATCCCAGCCTTCTCGATACAGATCCACAATTGGGCTTGGTATTCACCGTCACCCAGATCCGCGATCTGCTACAAATTCCGGTGGAGTTTGATATTTCTGAATATGCTATTGTTCTGACCCCTGAGTGGCTGAGGGCATCAGGTTCTTTGGGATTAACTGGGCGATATTCCCTCCCGGAGCGGCCCATTGTGTTGGAGGGTTTACCCCGCATTGAAGCTCCGAATTTGTCTTTTAGTGCCATTGGTCAAGAAGTTCGTGTGACAGGAGGAGGCGATCGCCCCACAGAATACGAAGGCGATCTGGTTGGCATCGGGACATTTTTTGGGGGAAGTTGGTACAGCAAGATTGATCAACGCGATTTAACCGATCCCCGCAGTTGGCAACTCGAAGAATTTCAATACCTACGCCAAACCCCTAGCACCGACTATGTCATCGGCGATCAGCGTACCTTTTGGCCAGAGGGCAGTGGTCGCTATACAGGTGTCAGTATCGTGCGCCGCTTTGGCTTTCAACCTCCCACCGAATTTACCAATGCCAGCGATGGCTTTAATCCCCAACAACGTCTCAATAGCGATCGCCTAGAGCGTGATATCCGAGGCCGCGCCGAACCAGGGACCCTCGTTCAACTGGTCAATAAAAATGGCAATTTAATTGTTGGGGAACAACTCGTTGATCAGTCTGGCATCTATCGCTTTGAAAATATTCCCAGTGCTTCTACCAATAAAGGCAGAGGCGGCATAGCCGGTAATCGCTACGAACTTCGACTTTATCCCAATGGTCAACTGAGTGCCTTCCCAGAAATTCGGGCCGCTGAATTTTCTTCTCTGCCTGGGCAGCTGAGTAAAGGTACCTCAGCCCTCCTCCTCTCTGCTGGCTTTGAACGGCTTCGACAAGCGGATACTTTTTTTGGCTCCCTCTCGAATGATCTCCAGGGAGGATTCGCCTACCGTTGGGGCGCCACGGACAATCTCACCCTCGGTACGGGTCTTTTTTACGACGGTCAACTTAAAGGTCTAGGGGAATTTTTCTTTCAGCCCGGTCGATTGCCCCTGCGAATTACTGGGGCAGCAACCTTTAATAGCGACGAACAACGGGGAGAACAACAATCTGATTTCCGCTACGATCTAAATGTCCGCTTCAATCCAGGCCAGAGGTTTGATTTTGAGTTTGACAAAGATGAACTGTCTGAGCGCATTCGCACCCGCTGGGATGTCAGTGACAAATTTCGTCTTGCCTTCAACAGTAACAGCAGCGATCAAATCGCCCAGGCCACTTGGCGGCTTTTTCCGGGTTTTAGTACGCGGGTTGGTTGGAGCTTTAACAATAAAGCCCTGGAAGGTGGATTCGACCTCAGTGGTGCCCTTGGGGATCTTTTAATTCGCAATAGCGTAACCTTTAGTGCCGACCAAAGCCTTGATTGGCGATTGTTTTCCCGCTATCAAAACCTCACCCTAGACCACCGGCTGCGTGACCGTCAGATTGCAACGGAAGTAGAGTATTTTTTCCGTAATCCTGAAGCCCTGGTGGATACGGGTCACTCGGTCTTTGCGCGCTACCAAAGTAGCCCCAACGAGGACAACGAGGCCCGGACGAACGAGCTGCTCGTGGCAGGGTGGCGCTATGAGGCAAATTCGACGGTGGGCGATCGCCTTTCCGACTGGATCGTCGATCTTGGCTATGGCGTTGGCACCCAGGGAGCAGGATGGCAAATTGCTGTAACCACCAATCAGCTCTTGGGCCTGAATCTAACCGCGCGGTACCAAGATATTTCTCTTACGGGTAATGAGTCAAGCTTCAGCCTCCTCATTGGTTCCGATGCAATCCTTTCACCTAATTTCAGCCTAAAACCCAGTCGCTTTGAACGTTTACGAACAGAGGGTGGCATTGTGGTGATCCCTTTTATCGATGCCAATCGGAATGGTGTCCAAGATGAAACAGAAACGGCCTATTTGCAAGGGATTGAGGCGGAAACCGCAGACTTTTTATTCTTGATTAACGAACAGCCCATTAACCGCTTTAGTGAATATGAGCCGGATTTGCGACGGAGAGGAATCTTTGTGCGACTGCCACCGGATACCTATCGCTTCGATGTAGATCCGGCGGGCTTGCCCCTGGGCTGGCAGACAACGCAGTCGGCCTTTGCAGTAGAAGTGAGTGCTGGTAGTTACACGCCTATTTATGTGCCCCTTACCCGTGCCTACATTGTCGCGGGCACGGTGGTCAATGCCCAAGGGAAACCACTGGGTGGGGTAAGGGTCGAAGCAGTCAACCAAAACAACCCCCAGGAGCGATCATTGTCGGTGACCAATGGCGCAGGTATCTACTATCTAGAATCCGTAGGAACTGGTGTCTATGACCTATTCATCGATGGCAAACCCGCTAAACCGGGCCAGCTCCGCATTGAGATAGATGCTGAAGAATTTACAGAATTGGATTTGCGCCTGTAA
- a CDS encoding hybrid sensor histidine kinase/response regulator, which yields MLDAASLKAIALEARHCFLLEDAPDFVELFHQSMGLLQAELQQPAGHDQAKLYQDLVRAAHSIKGGAGIAELSTLHNLAHQMEDLLEAIAAGRIKEEQTALDLISLAMEEVQHCLDLAARDDDHPGDSPGAAQMAIALQEFLGQAQTPAPEAIAPAGNAPSKFVATALKVDLEACVQRLEKLLTHDPTPRSAARQLKTLEEECRLLGDALGVPWLKAIATLIQTALDSAAIDSVTLSQGAIAEIRRLTQAYLTNPDEAKISESFQALLSVPEPPKLEIPETDPSPDPVPATPVNATPKPAPKQTSSLQIRMPIQQLNRMGNAVGELFIGYEKLTRHQDQLLRASRNLKKRTQQLNPIRDEVTALYDKLAVATAGSGQNGGSQKPSLELATATHTEFDTLHFDQYTQAHSQLQQFQELMVQVQEIQEDLELMRWEFQESLEGVRQQLEYLNQDLTQSRLMPFGNLARRFRQSLETLSKRYPQMAQLAIEGEQVLVDQAILEQLRTPLTHLIRNAFDHGIEPPQERRQAQKTETGTIRLSAQLRGNMVEILVQDDGRGIDLNRVQQKAIAKGLCAPNHQPTEAEILEYLFAPGFSTRDTVSDLSGRGLGLDIVRLELAQLKGTITASSERHQGTQFTIRIPLSFNILPLLLCRCQQQAIAFPSVTVQAVLSLVNKDNLEYPEFLDWQGTPLKLHALDQLLPYPQSNLLLPPEQRPAPTIGLIVRQGKKSLAIAVDEILGERELVLKSLDNTVAYPPYVAGCTVLGSGEVIPVLLPDAFDQLLASPEQPQASSPAPEQPKRQPTILVIDDSVAVRRTLNKLLNQVGYQVQQCRDGKEAWNLLNRSKQTFDLAICDLEMPGYDGFTLLQMVRGQSRWDHLPFVMLTSRDNDLHRQKAQDLGANDYFTKPFHPVRFLKAIAQYVEA from the coding sequence ATGTTGGATGCTGCTAGTTTAAAGGCGATCGCCCTCGAAGCCCGCCACTGCTTTTTGCTGGAAGATGCCCCGGATTTTGTTGAGTTGTTCCACCAAAGTATGGGGCTGTTGCAAGCAGAACTCCAACAACCCGCAGGCCACGATCAGGCAAAGCTATACCAAGATCTGGTGCGCGCTGCCCATTCCATCAAAGGAGGCGCTGGCATCGCAGAATTATCGACCCTGCACAACCTAGCCCACCAGATGGAGGATCTCTTAGAGGCGATCGCCGCCGGCCGGATTAAAGAAGAACAGACTGCACTCGATTTGATCAGCCTCGCCATGGAAGAGGTGCAACATTGCCTCGACTTGGCAGCCCGGGACGACGATCACCCAGGGGACAGTCCGGGGGCCGCACAAATGGCGATCGCCCTCCAAGAATTTCTCGGTCAGGCCCAGACCCCTGCACCCGAAGCCATTGCTCCTGCTGGTAATGCCCCCAGTAAATTTGTCGCCACCGCCCTCAAGGTGGATCTCGAAGCCTGTGTGCAGCGCCTCGAAAAACTCCTCACCCACGATCCCACCCCCCGCAGTGCCGCCCGCCAACTCAAAACCCTCGAAGAAGAATGCCGCCTCCTAGGGGATGCCCTTGGGGTTCCCTGGCTGAAGGCCATTGCCACCCTGATCCAAACGGCCCTAGATAGTGCGGCCATTGATTCCGTTACCCTCAGCCAAGGGGCGATCGCCGAAATTCGTCGTCTGACCCAGGCATACCTAACCAACCCTGATGAGGCCAAGATTAGCGAATCATTCCAAGCTCTCCTAAGCGTTCCAGAACCACCAAAACTTGAGATCCCAGAGACTGATCCCAGTCCCGATCCAGTTCCTGCCACGCCGGTTAATGCCACGCCAAAACCTGCTCCCAAACAAACCTCTAGCCTGCAAATTCGGATGCCGATCCAGCAACTCAACCGCATGGGGAATGCTGTCGGGGAACTGTTCATTGGCTATGAAAAACTCACCCGGCACCAAGATCAACTCCTCCGGGCTAGCCGCAATCTTAAAAAAAGAACCCAGCAACTCAACCCGATCCGCGATGAAGTGACAGCCCTCTACGATAAATTGGCTGTGGCTACCGCTGGTTCTGGCCAAAATGGTGGCAGCCAGAAACCGTCCTTAGAATTGGCCACTGCGACCCATACGGAATTTGACACCCTCCACTTTGACCAATACACCCAGGCCCATTCCCAACTCCAGCAGTTCCAGGAACTGATGGTACAGGTGCAGGAGATCCAGGAAGATTTGGAACTAATGCGGTGGGAGTTCCAAGAATCTTTAGAAGGGGTGCGGCAACAGTTAGAGTATCTCAACCAGGATCTGACTCAATCCCGCCTGATGCCCTTTGGTAACTTGGCACGCCGTTTCCGTCAGTCCTTGGAGACCTTAAGCAAACGCTATCCCCAGATGGCACAGCTAGCCATTGAGGGGGAACAGGTTTTGGTGGATCAAGCAATTTTGGAACAATTGCGCACGCCCCTGACCCACTTAATTCGGAATGCCTTTGACCATGGCATTGAACCGCCCCAGGAACGCCGCCAAGCCCAAAAAACCGAGACGGGAACCATTCGCCTCAGTGCGCAATTGCGGGGCAATATGGTGGAAATTTTGGTGCAAGATGATGGCCGGGGCATTGATCTAAACCGGGTGCAACAAAAGGCGATCGCCAAGGGACTTTGCGCACCCAACCACCAACCGACCGAAGCCGAAATCCTTGAATATTTATTTGCCCCAGGCTTTTCGACCCGGGACACCGTCAGCGATCTCTCCGGTCGGGGTCTAGGCCTGGATATTGTCCGCCTCGAACTGGCCCAACTCAAAGGCACCATTACCGCCAGTAGTGAGCGTCACCAGGGCACACAATTTACGATCCGCATTCCCCTGAGCTTTAATATTTTGCCGTTGCTCCTCTGCCGCTGCCAGCAACAGGCGATCGCCTTTCCCTCGGTGACTGTCCAGGCTGTGCTCTCGCTGGTTAACAAAGACAATTTAGAGTATCCAGAATTTCTTGATTGGCAGGGCACCCCCCTTAAACTCCATGCCCTCGATCAACTGCTGCCCTATCCCCAAAGCAATCTCCTCTTGCCCCCGGAACAGCGACCAGCGCCCACCATCGGTCTGATCGTGCGTCAGGGGAAAAAATCTTTGGCGATCGCCGTGGATGAAATCCTTGGGGAGCGGGAACTGGTGCTGAAATCTCTAGATAATACTGTGGCCTATCCTCCCTACGTTGCGGGGTGTACCGTGTTAGGTTCCGGGGAAGTGATTCCGGTGCTTTTACCCGATGCCTTTGATCAACTCTTGGCCAGCCCAGAGCAACCCCAAGCTTCTAGCCCTGCCCCTGAACAACCCAAGCGCCAACCGACGATTTTGGTCATTGATGACTCTGTTGCTGTCCGCCGTACCCTCAATAAACTGTTGAATCAAGTCGGCTATCAGGTGCAGCAGTGCCGGGATGGCAAAGAAGCCTGGAACCTCCTCAACCGCTCAAAACAGACCTTTGATCTCGCAATTTGTGACCTGGAAATGCCTGGTTATGATGGCTTTACCCTCTTGCAAATGGTGCGGGGCCAAAGCCGATGGGATCATTTACCCTTCGTAATGCTCACCTCCCGCGATAATGATCTCCACCGTCAGAAAGCCCAGGATCTCGGTGCCAATGATTACTTCACAAAACCGTTTCACCCGGTGCGCTTCCTGAAGGCGATCGCCCAATATGTCGAGGCTTAA